The segment CCTATGGCGGGTTTGATAACGTTACTGATGTATCTACACGCAGCTATCAAAAAAAGCAGGGATTATCTGTCAATGGAGTCGTGGACAACGCGACTTATGCCAAGGCTGTAACCCAGGGGTTTATATTCAAGGTTCCCAACTTCTCGACACAGATGTTGCTAGCTTGCATTCGCTTCGGCGAGGCAGAAATTAAAGACTTGCAAAGAACCTTGAACGCGATCGCCAAACTCAATCCCTCTTTAGTAGCAGATGGCGATTTTGGAGCCAGAAGTATCCAAGGGTTAGCCCAAGTTTACAAGCAAAGAGACGTGCGTATCCGCGTTGAACTAGAACAACAAATCTCTAGCGCCACCAAACAGAAACTCGGTGCGGATCTCGACCCAGCTTTGGATATTCTCACCAGCTATGCCAAAATACTCAGATTTCGCCTCAGCGGACCGCATTGGATTAACTACTTCCCCACCAGCCGCTCTATTTCCACTTTGGCATCACCCTTCCGCGAAAGAGTGCAAGCTTTCCAAAAAGCCCTAATCGATGGGGGCGCACAAACAATCATAGCCGCTACCTATCGGCCTAAAGAACGCGCCTACATGATGCACTATGCAGCCAGGATTAGCCGAGGACAGATTGACCCAGAAGATGTGCCTTCTATGGCTGGCGTTGGTATTCAATGGGTACACTACCTTAGAGCAGGTTCGATTCAAGCCGCAGAACAGATGGTAGATGAGTATGGTATTGGTGGTAATCCCGTCGCCCTAGAGTCTATGCATACCCAAAAGCTGGCGATTGACTGGAATATTACCTGGGAAGGTACGCTCAAAATTAAAAATGGTAGCGGACGTATCGTTCAAATTGGCGCTCCCCGAAATGGAGCGAGCAATGAGGCTCTTTTTGCAGTGGGCGCATCATACGGAGTGTATAAGCTAGATAACGATCCTCCCCACTGGTCATCTAACGGTCGCTGATATCTATTTGGGATTTTAGATTTTGGATTAATAGCTAATGGGGGATTGGTGAAGGTGACGAGCGATGACCAATTACCAATTACCCCTTATCAATTACCTAAAACGATAGCTTCACTAGCGCGTCTTTTACCGTTGGGGGTAGCTGTCTCATAATCTTGCCCTTCTCCCGGTCAACAGCTACCAAAGTTACTCGTGCTGTGACATATAGCTCTTGCCCATCAAGGGATTGGATTTGGTAATCCCAATTAATTCGTACACCGTCCATTGCTGCCATCCGCGCTCTTACCACAGCTGACATACCCATTTGAATTGAGCGGTGGTAACGAACCGAAAGCTCGACAACTGGCAAATCGCAGCCTAATGCTACCAAGCTAGCAAAATCGATGCCAATTGAGCGCAGGCATTCCACCCGTGCTTCTTCCATCCAGGTGACATAGGTTCCATGCCAAACATTGCCGGAATAGTCTGTGTTATGAGGTTGCGCCCGGACTGGGTATTCAAACCAGTTCTCAGTTGTTGCTGTTAGAGAGTGGCTTTGGATTGCGCCAGTGGGCGGCAGTTGAGGTGGGGTTTGTTGTTCTTCTGACACTTTGCCAATTGTCTCTAGTACACGCTTGAGGCATTGTACCTCTAGAAGAGTTAGGCCAACACATTTGCTATTAGAGGCTGTTAGATATTATTGTTCAATTTAATAAAAATTTTCAGTTTTATAATAAAGATTAACCTACGCTAGATTGAAGTCAATCTGTACCCAGGAGAGCGCTTTGATATGGCGCGATCTCTCCTTGAAGAGGCTATACACTCTAAAATTATTGTTGGACAGTACACAAGTTTCTTTAGAAGAACTCCCGCTGAAGGATAAGGAGGGATTCTAAAAATTTTTACCCAATATCCATCTAGCAGTAAACGAAATTTAGGCCACGTCTATTCAGCTAATAATTGATGGATATTTTGAGGCTATTGATGATTGTCCTGACAAAATCAACACACTAAAGGCCAAGTCCTCAAAGCGATATTTGTGTAAATCTCGCTCCGCGACAATCATCACCCTCGGAGGGCCAATAACCTTTGCTCTCACTAAGCCCCAATCCTTGTACTTGCAAAGGAGCCAACGAGCCAATATGTCACCATTTCTCCCTTCCCTTTGACCTTGATAGCGCCTCGTTTTTGGAACACATACTTATCCTTGAGTCGCTCATAGGTGGCTTCTGTTACCTGAATGCTTCCTGCTTGGCCGGAAGATTCCATGCGCGAAGCAATATTGACGGCATCTCCCCACAAGTCATAGATAAATTTCTTCGTGCCAATGACTCCAGCGACGACAATCCCTGTATTAATGCCAATGCGGATTTGAACGTTCACACCTCCTTCGGTTCGCAAGCGCTCGATCGCAGCTTGCATCGCCAGTGCCATATCTGCGATCGCTTCGGCATGATCGGCTCTGGGAATTGGTAGCCCAGCGGCTACCATGTAGGCATCGCCAATCGTCTTGATTTTTTCTAATCCCAACTGTTGAGCCAGTGCGTCGAAGGTGCAAAAAATTTGATTAAGTAAATTAACCAGCTCAATTGGTTTTAATCGAGCCGATAGGGGCGTAAACCCAACAAGATCG is part of the Microcoleus sp. FACHB-831 genome and harbors:
- a CDS encoding peptidoglycan-binding protein; its protein translation is MALNISALKLPVIQKGSKGAAVIAWQRFLKEAQYPIASAYGGFDNVTDVSTRSYQKKQGLSVNGVVDNATYAKAVTQGFIFKVPNFSTQMLLACIRFGEAEIKDLQRTLNAIAKLNPSLVADGDFGARSIQGLAQVYKQRDVRIRVELEQQISSATKQKLGADLDPALDILTSYAKILRFRLSGPHWINYFPTSRSISTLASPFRERVQAFQKALIDGGAQTIIAATYRPKERAYMMHYAARISRGQIDPEDVPSMAGVGIQWVHYLRAGSIQAAEQMVDEYGIGGNPVALESMHTQKLAIDWNITWEGTLKIKNGSGRIVQIGAPRNGASNEALFAVGASYGVYKLDNDPPHWSSNGR
- a CDS encoding thioesterase family protein; translation: MSEEQQTPPQLPPTGAIQSHSLTATTENWFEYPVRAQPHNTDYSGNVWHGTYVTWMEEARVECLRSIGIDFASLVALGCDLPVVELSVRYHRSIQMGMSAVVRARMAAMDGVRINWDYQIQSLDGQELYVTARVTLVAVDREKGKIMRQLPPTVKDALVKLSF